A single genomic interval of Daucus carota subsp. sativus chromosome 1, DH1 v3.0, whole genome shotgun sequence harbors:
- the LOC108203489 gene encoding uncharacterized protein LOC108203489 — translation MDLDFDKYCVLDGSPDTVLPSPRHSSKSDSKKVRGIPKCGNDLLSRKKGFADISFQRYRSASCKTIQHRTECHYEVQRRGSVYQSSQETRNMKEMRDDGSRRKIEFPRSSATALSFGIIDSLCNSDEDDMEVEQNRPTLKSRNRDSFTSLKKAQNLHLAHPLRPILEKGVSAEANQLAEEVERQMVTGSKGRHDPVIRPLRNGNRPREIDSSFTLHKSLSAKLALPHSPSHSESDCSNSSSPRSRFSPIRKVFDPFTKSKLQRSSLDSASKCVEVSSVKKGCNTRALCKPPLHDSSNMFSDAPSDSQSIEKECDKTLRSCSPAHLCATMKLLNKHGVLSYEFSVQSLEQIIVAKAWQIGNARDWVYTFHNCQNKRKSHASGREFREGNKVSSVVGQMQVSCSLYAELEDARDFDNSLRTEFVLYDVAQVRKSLSTQSSSLSLLDTATAPIVSNEASAGGACKLDVSTESNSIKHRQKHFSEDNILRPTELHTNLEIAAIVIEVPFEKRESLKGKKGDQKSDEPLHDLLVLPGTEQRTDCSIPAKVNVVTTSGNHSMPTTESPGPSGLLDRWKLSGSCDCGGWDMGCPLVVFGSSDIQCAKDVPIVTGQQPWELYAQGRKEEALSFRMTVTKEGEYEVDFHAQLTTLQAFSICVAILHCTEIASVHERNKKLLKCDPLRFFVDEGVKCLIDSITLGEKRKAGPKIETPQSFKLDPPFSPIGRV, via the exons ATGGACCtggattttgataaatactgTGTACTAGATGGAAGTCCTGATACTGTTCTTCCATCACCTCGGCATTCTTCCAAATCTGACAGTAAAAAGGTTAGAGGAATTCCCAAATGTGGAAATGACCTATTGAGCAGAAAGAAGGGCTTTGCGGATATTAGTTTTCAACGGTATCGTAGTGCATCCTGTAAAACCATCCAACATAGAACGGAATGTCATTATGAAGTGCAAAGGAGGGGTTCAGTGTATCAAAGCTCTCAAGAAACTAGGAATATGAAGGAAATGCGAGATGATGGTAGTAGGAGGAAAATAGAATTTCCACGAAGTAGTGCCACTGCCTTGTCATTTGGTATTATTGATTCCCTGTGTAATTCTGATGAGGATGACATGGAAGTAGAACAGAATAGACCCACATTGAAGTCAAGAAACCGAGATTCTTTTACATCGTTAAAAAAGGCTCAAAACCTTCATCTGGCTCACCCGTTACGGCCTATTCTAGAAAAGGGGGTCTCAGCAGAAGCAAACCAATTAGCTGAAGAAGTAGAGAGACAGATGGTTACGGGTTCCAAGGGCAGACATGATCCAGTTATCCGTCCTCTAAGAAATGGTAATAGACCTCGAGAAATAGATTCTTCTTTCACTTTGCACAAATCACTTTCTGCTAAACTAGCCCTGCCTCATTCACCTTCTCACTCAGAAAGTGATTGCTCTAATTCGAGCAGTCCCAGATCCCGTTTCAGCCCAATTAGGAAGGTGTTTGATCCATTTACAAAGTCCAAGTTACAGAGAAGTTCTTTAGACTCTGCCTCCAAGTGTGTTGAGGTGTCTTCGGTAAAGAAAGGTTGCAATACCAGGGCGTTGTGCAAACCTCCGCTGCATGATTCTTCCAATATGTTTTCAGATGCACCATCTGATTCGCAGTCCATCGAGAAAGAGTGTGATAAGACCCTTAGATCTTGTTCACCTGCTCATTTATGTGCTACTATGAAGTTACTTAATAAGCATGGGGTGCTATCATATGAGTTTTCCGTACAGAGTCTGGAACAAATTATCGTGGCAAAGGCATGGCAAATAGGAAATGCTCGAGATTGGGTGTATACCTTTCATAATTGTCAAAATAAAAGGAAAAGCCATGCTAGTGGGCGGGAATTTAGAGAGGGCAACAAAGTATCCTCTGTGGTGGGACAGATGCAAGTTTCATGTTCTTTGTATGCAGAACTTGAGGATGCCAGAGATTTTGACAACTCTCTCCGTACAGAGTTCGTATTATACGATGTTGCACAAGTAAGAAAAAGTTTATCTACCCAAAGTAGTTCTCTCTCTTTACTTGACACTGCTACAGCTCCCATTGTTTCCAATGAAGCTTCAGCTGGGGGAGCATGCAAGTTGGATGTAAGTACCGAATCAAACAGTATTAAACATCGGCAGAAACATTTTTCTGAAGATAATATTCTAAGACCGACAGAATTGCATACAAATCTTGAAATTGCAGCCATTGTTATAGAAGTTCCATTTGAGAAGAGGGAAAGCCTGAAAGGGAAGAAAGGGGATCAGAAGAGTGATGAACCACTTCACGACTTGCTTGTCCTTCCCGGGACTGAGCAGAGAACAGATTGCTCGATTCCTGCAAAGGTGAATGTTGTGACTACTTCCGGAAATCACAGTATGCCGACCACTGAAAGTCCTGGCCCTTCAGGGCTGCTAGATAGATGGAAGTTAAGTGGAAGTTGTGACTGCGGTGGCTGGGATATGGGGTGTCCCCTTGTTGTGTTTGGCAGTTCAGATATTCAATGTGCTAAAGATGTTCCCATTGTCACGGGCCAACAACCTTGGGAGCTCTATGCACAG GGACGGAAAGAAGAAGCACTGTCATTCAGAATGACAGTAACTAAGGAGGGAGAGTATGAAGTTGACTTTCATGCGCAATTAACCACTTTACAGGCCTTCTCTATATGCGTTGCTATCTTGCATTGTACAGAAATTGCAAGTGTGCATGAGAGAAACAAGAAGTTGCTGAAATGTGATCCACTCAGGTTTTTTGTAGATGAGGGTgttaaatgtttaattgatagtATCACACTCGGGGAAAAGAGAAAAGCAGGTCCAAAGATTGAAACACCCCAGTCTTTTAAACTCGATCCACCTTTTTCCCCAATAGGCCGAGTGtag